In Pseudomonas sp. GCEP-101, one DNA window encodes the following:
- the tesB gene encoding acyl-CoA thioesterase II — MTQILDNLVALLSLEQIEENLFRGMSQDLGFRQLYGGQVLGQALSAASQTVDPERHVHSMHGYFLRPGDASKPVVYQVDRVRDGGTFSTRRVTAIQKGQPIFALSTSFQTDEEGFEHQIAMPDVVGPENLPTDLELKKAGAEKFPERIRDKLLYPKPIEIRPVTQNDPYEPTVGEPIKYLWLRADGKLPDIPALHKYILAYASDFGFLTTSLLPHGRSVWQKDMQVATIDHSVWFHRDLRADEWLLYAIDSPWAGNGRGFVRGSIFNRDGQLVASSTQEGLIRRREDWA, encoded by the coding sequence ATGACCCAGATCCTGGACAACCTGGTGGCTCTGCTGAGCCTGGAACAGATCGAAGAGAACCTGTTCCGCGGCATGAGCCAGGACCTCGGGTTCCGCCAGCTGTACGGCGGGCAGGTGCTCGGCCAGGCGCTGTCGGCGGCCAGCCAGACGGTGGACCCGGAGCGCCACGTGCACTCGATGCACGGCTACTTCCTGCGCCCGGGCGACGCCAGCAAGCCTGTCGTCTACCAGGTCGACCGCGTGCGCGATGGCGGCACCTTCAGCACCCGCCGCGTCACCGCGATCCAGAAGGGCCAGCCGATCTTCGCCCTGAGCACCTCCTTCCAGACCGACGAGGAAGGCTTCGAGCACCAGATCGCCATGCCCGACGTGGTCGGCCCGGAAAACCTGCCCACCGACCTCGAACTGAAGAAGGCCGGCGCGGAGAAATTCCCCGAGCGCATCCGCGACAAGCTGCTCTATCCCAAGCCCATCGAGATTCGCCCGGTCACCCAGAACGACCCCTACGAACCCACCGTCGGCGAGCCGATCAAGTACCTCTGGCTGCGCGCCGACGGCAAGCTGCCGGACATCCCGGCGCTGCACAAGTACATCCTCGCCTACGCCTCGGACTTCGGCTTCCTCACTACCTCGCTGCTGCCCCACGGCCGCTCGGTGTGGCAGAAGGACATGCAGGTCGCCACCATCGACCATTCCGTGTGGTTCCACCGCGACCTGCGCGCGGACGAGTGGCTGCTCTACGCCATCGACAGCCCGTGGGCCGGCAACGGCCGCGGCTTCGTGCGCGGCAGCATCTTCAACCGTGACGGCCAGCTGGTCGCTTCCTCGACCCAGGAAGGCCTGATCCGCCGCCGCGAGGACTGGGCATGA